A window of Candidatus Tanganyikabacteria bacterium contains these coding sequences:
- a CDS encoding IPT/TIG domain-containing protein: protein MFYHAGTGITQAEYGTVTALVSSALSADRDPLDLITWDGTTFKMKSGPLGPPPYVSDAAPVPLVVGGTVTVTGGNFQSVLASNSVTIAGVPVTLSTGSPTQLRGTVPAGARSGFLQVATVTGAATFDVTVLQNVGGEINKAGSLPASAAGANVSGGVFSRLWESSWPDSKDPQGIR, encoded by the coding sequence GTGTTCTACCATGCCGGCACCGGCATCACCCAGGCCGAGTACGGGACCGTGACCGCCCTGGTCAGCTCTGCCCTGAGCGCGGACCGCGATCCCCTGGACCTCATCACCTGGGATGGGACCACCTTCAAGATGAAGAGCGGCCCACTGGGCCCCCCGCCATACGTCTCCGACGCGGCGCCGGTCCCCCTGGTCGTCGGCGGAACGGTCACCGTCACGGGAGGAAACTTCCAATCGGTCCTGGCGAGCAACAGCGTGACGATCGCCGGAGTTCCCGTGACGCTCTCGACGGGCTCTCCCACGCAGCTGAGAGGCACGGTACCGGCCGGCGCCCGCAGCGGCTTCCTCCAGGTCGCGACGGTGACCGGGGCCGCGACCTTCGATGTGACGGTCCTCCAGAACGTGGGCGGAGAGATCAACAAGGCCGGCTCCCTGCCGGCGTCGGCGGCCGGCGCCAACGTCAGCGGCGGTGTGTTCAGCCGCCTGTGGGAATCCTCTTGGCCCGATTCGAAAGATCCCCAAGGAATCAGATGA
- a CDS encoding Ig-like domain-containing protein has translation MNQRGFRFSPALSGPLAMALAAAIAGAGCDEPTRRARTGSGLDPGALRATPTPAGSADPAVTPTPTASATSVAATGSPSPGATGTVAPATGSASPTPTPSPGASGGGGASPVPTIDPASPSQAVFFTTPGSTFRITLPPDPTSTAPPANLPTTVKLAAYVLLGDSVSTSSAILWKSSDPTIAKVDATGLVTAVGRGAGVAPWYTVISAVAADNLASASRTVEVVADGEIGVSVE, from the coding sequence ATGAACCAGCGAGGTTTCCGCTTCTCCCCGGCCCTTTCCGGGCCCCTTGCGATGGCGCTTGCCGCCGCGATCGCCGGCGCGGGCTGCGACGAACCCACGCGGCGCGCTCGTACGGGTTCGGGCCTCGATCCCGGAGCGCTCCGGGCCACGCCGACGCCGGCCGGGAGTGCCGATCCCGCCGTGACGCCCACGCCGACGGCCTCGGCGACGAGCGTCGCCGCCACCGGGAGTCCGTCGCCGGGAGCCACCGGAACGGTGGCGCCGGCCACCGGGAGCGCTTCCCCGACTCCGACGCCGTCACCCGGCGCTTCCGGCGGCGGCGGAGCGTCGCCCGTCCCCACGATCGACCCGGCGAGTCCGTCACAGGCCGTGTTCTTCACCACGCCGGGGTCCACCTTCCGCATCACCCTGCCGCCCGATCCCACCAGCACGGCTCCCCCCGCCAACCTGCCGACCACGGTCAAACTCGCGGCTTACGTGCTGCTCGGCGACAGCGTGAGCACCTCGAGCGCGATCCTCTGGAAGTCGAGCGACCCGACCATCGCGAAGGTCGATGCGACGGGCCTGGTGACCGCGGTGGGGCGGGGCGCCGGTGTCGCGCCCTGGTACACGGTGATCAGCGCCGTCGCCGCCGACAACCTCGCGAGTGCGAGCCGCACGGTCGAGGTGGTCGCGGACGGCGAGATCGGCGTGTCGGTGGAGTAG